In Leptotrichia buccalis C-1013-b, the genomic window TAAAATTAACATTCTCTGCATATTTGCAATATTTTTCATAATTACCACATAAATAATATAAATCTTTTATTACATCTTCGTCAAACGTGTTAAAACCTTCATACGTCAACCAATTCAAATATCTTTCATAATCTGTTTTCTCCAGCATTTCAAACTCTTTTATTTTTTTCAAAAGTTTTTCTATATTTTCAGTATCTTTATTTCCTAAATAAATTTCACAAAGAACTCTGTAAAAATGATATTTAATGTTGTTTGAGTCTTCCATTAACAAATCATCTAAAATTTTTTCAGCTTTTTTATATTCTTTATTTTGAATTAAAATCAGTGCATATCCATAACTATATTTCGCTTCATCACTCATTTTGCAGGCAATTTTTATATTTTCAAGAGATTTTTGATATATTTTAGCATAAAAACAAATAGCTGCAAGTCTGTAATAAATGTCTGCATTATTTGAATTAATTTTTATTGCTTTTTCAAGATAATCAATAGCCTCTTCTTCCATACATCCCATGTCTTCACACAAATAAGCCAAATCAGCATATATTCTAAACTTTTCATCTTCTGTCAAAATATCAAAATTCCTTTTCAAAAATGTTTCTAAAATTGCTATACCATCACATTTCCTGCTCAAATAGCAAACTCCCGCCAACTGACAGACGACCGAAACATCTTCAGGATTTTTCGTGGTTTCCTTCAACAAGTATTTCCTATAATTTTCAAGTGCAGCATCATATTCTGTTCTGTCTTCATTTCCCATTTTTTCCCATATTTTATAAATATATTTTTTCATACCTTCATTCAATTTAACTTCAATATCCAACTTCATCTCCCGATTTTTATTTTAAACTTATTATAACACT contains:
- a CDS encoding tetratricopeptide repeat protein; the protein is MKLDIEVKLNEGMKKYIYKIWEKMGNEDRTEYDAALENYRKYLLKETTKNPEDVSVVCQLAGVCYLSRKCDGIAILETFLKRNFDILTEDEKFRIYADLAYLCEDMGCMEEEAIDYLEKAIKINSNNADIYYRLAAICFYAKIYQKSLENIKIACKMSDEAKYSYGYALILIQNKEYKKAEKILDDLLMEDSNNIKYHFYRVLCEIYLGNKDTENIEKLLKKIKEFEMLEKTDYERYLNWLTYEGFNTFDEDVIKDLYYLCGNYEKYCKYAENVNFNLEANYMAPYLYSLKQLDKFEKIDKILKEAEKEIFQNIEEIKTDEEYQKDTTEEELLEMIEDEKQKLKNINLMSEKILNTDFKPKMEITMFFKYECWMADCPQHLIIDED